CCGGACCctcactttgggggggggggggccgcctcAATGGCCGCCTCAGGGCGGCTCGTCCCCTCTTGGGAGGCAgccgcggcgctggggctgcccgggagctactgggagagactgggagcgactgggaggtgctgggtgGAGGCAGCTAGGGcccgggggccgcccgcccccgcgcgcgcccCTCGGTACCTGCTGCTCTCGCCTCCTCGCGCCGCGGCCGTTAACGGCTGCCAAACGGTCGCCGGCGTTTAAACGgcggggcggcgcccgccgccattGGGCGGCGCGCCCCCCCGAGGCCCgccctccgccgcggccccgtTGGCTGCCGCttcgccgcctcccgcccccatTGGACGGGCTCGCTGAGGCGCCGCCCCCCTCCCAGCGCCCCGGCGGAAGGGGACGGAGCAGGGGCGGGGGAagggaagatggcggcggcgtcgggcggcggcgggctgcggctGTGGCGGCCCGCCGCAGCCCTGGGCCAGGCCGCGCGCGGCGTCTGCAGCGGGCggcaggccgcggcggcggcggcggcggcggcgccgcgggccgagGAGCTGGCGCAGCGGCTGCGGGCGCGGAAGAGCGAGCGGGAGAAGCGGGAGGTGAGCGCGGTGCGGCGGCGCTGAGGCGCGGCACTACAGCTCCCGGCGGGCCTTGCGCGCGGGCGCGGTGCCTGCggctcccggcgtgccccgcggcgccggcagcggactacacctcccggcgtgccccgcggcgccATAGGCGCAGCGCTGCGCGCGGACTACATctcccggcgccccccgcggcggcggcggcggggagcgcacACGTGGAGCGGGCTCTGGGCCGGATCAGGCGGGCAGGGCTGCAGCGCCTTGTCCCTCCTCGCTCCCGGCCCTTCCCTTTACCTCCCGGCCGGGACGGAGCGTTGGGAACCCCCCAAAAAAGCCGAGGAATTGCCCTCCCTGCCAATGCCGCTCGTTGCCCCAGGCCTTATAGCGGCTTCCGGCCCTACATTCATTTCGGAGCCTTGGCGTTGGCTGAAGCGAGGTGACAACGGAGCGGCCGCTCCGCTTGCTGCCCCGCGAGGTCCCACGGCGCCGGCTGTTGGGACAGGACTGGCCTTTGTCACCGTAGGAACCGGCAGCATCACGGTTGCACTTGGAATGCCGCCGGGGAGCTTCGCGCAAGAGCCGAACCGCGGAGCGGCTTATCCTCCGCCGCGCCCGCTTCGTTCTCTCCGCAGGTGCCCAAAGACCCGCTCCGGAGACGGATCCGAGAGCTCGCCTCCCTGAGCCAGCAGCTGCAGCGCGTCCACCCCAACGTGCTGGCCAAAGCGCTCCGGCGGGGCGTCGTGTACCAGGACGACGAGATCGTGGCGATCAACAAACCCTACGGCCTCCCGGTGCACGGTGAGGAGGAGCAGGGAAGACCCGGaatgtccgggggggggggggacgaccgCGGGGGAGTCCGTAGTGATGGCGGGCGGCGAATTCGAGGGCGTTAAGGCACGCGGGGAGGCGAATACCTGCCCCCGTCGCTTTGCTCCCCGCAGGCGGCCCCGGCGTCAAGACCTGCGTCGCCGACGTGCTGCCGATCTTGGCCGAGATGCTGGAGAAGGCGCGAGCGCGGCCGCTGCACCTGTGTCACCGGCTGGACAAGGAGACCACGGGCGTGATGGTGCTGGCCCGGAGCAAGGAGGCGGCGGAAAAAATCCGGTTCCTCTTCAAAACCCGCCAGGTGGAGAAGGTCTACTGGTAGgtaagggaaggttttgggggggaaaagCGTCTCCGAAGGGCCCGTGGGCACGCGGAAGGCGGACGCCCCACGGATCTCGGGTTTCTCTGCCCCCAGGGCCATCAGTTTGGGAGAGCCGGAGCCTCCCGAGGGGCTCGTGGAGATCCCCATTGTGGAGAAGGAGGTGCAGAGCCACCAGTCGCACTACAAGGTGAGCGAACGGCTCCCGCTTCCCCGCTTCTCCCGCCCGCTCCGCGAGCTCATCCCTCTCGCTCCGCTCCAGATGACGCTGGCTCCAAACTACCGCCTGGCTCCCGAGGACGGGAAGGCGGTGAAGATCCGCAAGAACCGCAATGCTGAAAGCGCCGTCACCCGGTACCGCGTCCTGGCCAGCTCTTCCGCCTGTTCCCTCTTGGAGCTCCGGCCCATCACGGGTAAGGCCCGGTGCCGGCGCTCGGGGCGCCGCTTTCCGCACGGCTCCGTGCCCGAGGGGCGCTCGGAGCAGCCCCGGGAGCAGAGGCTCATCTTTAGACACCGCTTAAATCCGTTGGGGCCAGAGCGAAGCCGTCTTGGCGATGGTTTGCTGTCGCCGATCATGGCACGGGATTATCCGGTGCCCTTCCACGAGGGTTGCGTCGGCGTGTGCCGGGGAggtttctccctttcccttcccttcccgcagGAGTGAAGCACCAGATCCGGGTTCACCTGGCCTACGGATTGGGCTGCCCCATCCTGGGGGATCACAAATACTCGCACTGGAGCAAGCTGGCGCCCCAGGTAAGGCCGCTCCCGCGTCCCAAGGCGCGATCCGGGGGCAGACGGAGCCTCCTGGTGTTTCAAGGCCTTTTCCGCCCCCCCGCGACCGAagagccggggcggcgggaggctcgTTGGCATCCGGCTTTGCCTCCTTGCCGCAGAAACTTCCGGAAATCGCCTTGAAGAGGCTGAAACTGGAGCAGAGCAAAACTCGCTGCCTCCCCCTGCACCTCCACGCTCTCCGGCTCTCCctgcccgccggcgccggcggggaTGAGCGCCTGGAATTTGCCTGCAGACCACCCCGCTTCTTCTCCGACGCCGCGCTCAGGCTGAAGCTGGAGGTTCCCAAGCCCGGAGAAGAGGCCGGATGAATCCGGCACTGCGGGCCGGCCGTTCCGCCGCCGAGTCCGCCTCGGGGACCGTGAGTTGTTTAGACGGACGAGGCCGGACGGAAAACGGACTCGCTGTCCGCGCGTTGGACTTGTCCCTGAGCAATAAAAGATCCGGATCCCGCAGTGCTGAAGGTCCGTTTACTCCCTGCGCTCAAGCCCGGAGCATCCCGGTTTCCCGAGTGGCCTCGATCGTGCGCGGGCTGTCGCGCGGGCCCCTCGGCGCGCTCGAATTCGGAGGCGCCTTGAGAACCGAGCACGTCCCGCGGTGGCGAGACTTTTCCGTGTCCCTTCATCCCCGAGCGCGCGCCGGAGCCGGGTTCGGATGCCGCCCGGCTGGGTCCGCGTGGCGAAAATAGCTCCGAcctccctccccgcctcccgAACGCGCCGCTAGAAATATTCCTGCTTATGAGAGACGGGAGTAAAACCACAAGGAGCCGGGCAGGAACGCCGTCGCCCTGCTGCTCCGACGCTGGGGGGGGGTTTTCCCTCTATTTCGGGATGTGCTATTTGCATCTTCCCCTGTAATTACCGCCCGGATTTAAACGCGCGGTCTGAGCCGCCCGGGAACGTGACGCTCGGCGCCTCCGGCCCCTACAaagccgctcgccgccgccggccgcccctcaCACagtgccgcgccgcccgccgaaATGTCCCTCTCGCACGCCGCCGCCGAGTTCATGCTCTCCGACGCCCTGCTCCCGCATCCCGGCGGCTCCCGCCCCCCGCGCCTGCGCCTGGAGCTGCCCAGCGACCGCGGGCTCAAGTTCGTCTCCGTGGGGCTGCCGCTTTTCCTCGTCTCCCTGGCTTTCGCCCACGAGTTTTCCGCTGGTGAGTAGCCAGGATCCGCGCTGGAATCCGTGGTGCTGCggtgccgtgggggggggggaggatccgGGTTTGCATCCGGCGAAGCCGCGACGGATGTTTGCACCGCGGTGCGACGCGGATGCCTGGAAATCCCCGTTGTAGCAAGCGTTCTGCCCGATCGGTTAATGAACTCATTGCTGATAAGCAGCTAATTAATTAATTCCCGGCAAGCAGGATGGTGCAGGAATAGGGATAacggggcagcgggcagcgggagGGCACCGTTCGGGTGGCATTTCCCGGGAGGATCCGGCCCGGAGCTGGGGCTGCTTGAGGGTGAAGCCGTTGGCTTTCGTGTGCCGATGCAGTCGGCGTTGGCGGCGTTTAATTCCAGCCTCCGATGATTtttccgccccctccccctccggGTTGACGGGAGcgacggcagcacacagggcttCTTTGATAACGCGGTCGGACGCGTCCCGACCTCAGGCTAAATCCGGCCTCGGCCGATGatccgccgccgctgcccccggggctTTGGTTTCGCTCTGCTTTCCGGCCTCTCCCCGCTCGTCCCCTCGCCGCGGTCGCGCTAAAAAAGGTCGCGCGCGTTGGGGAAGCGATGGAAAAATCCTCGCCGGGCCCCAGCGTCCTTCCGAGAGCCGGAAAATCATCCCGCCGGGCTCCGACGCCGCTCTCCGTCCTAGGCTCGCAGATCAGCTGCTTCGCCCCCGCCAACTTCACGGGGAAGCAGGCCGCCTACGCCGACGCGGCCTGCTGGGAATCGCTCGTCCACCACGGCTTCGACGCCCAGGGCCGCGCCGTCACCAAGTCCCTCTGGGCCCTCAAGGTAGCCGGGAGGGGGATCCGGGGGTGCCGGCGAGGACGGATCCCGCCGGGATCCCGCGGGCGGATGGAGGCGGAGGTGGAAGCATTTGAGCGGCCGCCCGCCCCTCTCCTCCGCCCAGGTCTTCCCCTACTCGCTGCTGCTCGTCGCCGTGCTCATGTACCTGCCCTGCCTGCTGTGGCGCTCCGCGGCCGCTCCGGCGCTCCGCTCCGACCTCCTCTTCGTCATCGACGAGCTCGACAAGTCCTACAACCGCTCCGTGCGCCTGGTGCAGCACATGAGGAAGGTGCAGCAGGCCAGCGCCGAACCCGAGCGCTTCTGGGAGGAGTACGAGAGGTGAGGCCGGGCGCTCCGTAGCCGCTCCGCGTCGGCGTTGCCTCCTCGCTTGGCGCCTTCGGTGGAGGTGGTGGCTCCGACGCCTTGGTGGCTCCGACACCTTGGCGGCTCCGCTCTTCCCCCAGGGCCCGGGAGGAGAGATACTTTGAGTTCCCGCTGCTGGAGCGCTACCTCGCCTGCAAGCAACGTTCCCGCTCCCTGGTGCTCGTCTACCTCCTGAggaacctgctgctgctcctgttcttggcCGCCACCTGCCTCTACCTGGTCTTCCTCCACCTCCACGTCTTCTTCCAGGACGAGTTCAGCTGCTCCATCAAAACGGGGCTGCTGCGGGCCGAGCCCCACGTGCCGCCGCTCATCCCCTGCAAGCTGGTCTTCTTCTCCGTCTTCCAGCTCATCGGCCTCTCCGTGGGCGGCGTCTACGTCCTCCTGGCGCCCGTCGCCGTCTACAACGCCCTGCGGCTCTGCCGGTGGGACAAGGGGCTGCTCGCCGTCTACGAGATGCTGCCCGCCTTCGACCTGCTCAGCCGCCGCATGCTCGCCTGCCCCGTCAACGACCTCAACGTGGTCCTGCTCTTCCTGCGGGCCAACGTCTCCCGGCTGACGTCCTACGGCCGCCTCGGCGCCGTGAGCGCCCTGCGCGAAGCCGCCCCCAACAAGGGGGACATCGACACCGTCGTCGACTTCATGACGCTGCTCGCCGGCTTGGAGACCTCCAAGCCCAAACGCCGGGATTGCGCTGCCGATGCCGCTGCCGGCACCGACGGCGAGGCCCGAGGTAGGTCCCCCGGGGCGCTTTTCCGCTCTCTCCCGGCCGCTCGGGAGGCCGGATCCGCCCGCCGCGGCCTTTGACCGACGGAGATGGTGCCGCGTCGGTACCCGGAGCGTCCCCCCAAGCGCGGGGGCGGCGGTCGCCATGGGAACGCTTTCGCCGAAAAATCCGGACAGCCGGCGGCTTCGACCGCGGCTCGTCCCTATTTTTGGCGGGGAGCGGAGCCCGGCTCGCCGGGAGCCGCTTCGGGGCTCCGCTGGACGGCCGAGCTCCCGCGGGGTCGGAgccgggacgcctgggctcctTTCCTGGCCGTGACGACGCATCCCatggtttttttagttttttttttttaaaaaaaacatggatTGAGCTGTATTTAGCCCCCGCGTTGTCACGGCGACGGCAGGGCTAGCGCGCCGGGCTTTTTGGCGAGAGGAAGCCGGAGAGCCGTGGCGGAGCTGACGCCAAATCCCGGCTTGACTCCTcgttcccttctcttccttcccgCGCAGGAACGAAGCCGCGAGCGGAAGGCGAGGAAAAAGGCGCCAGGGACTCGCTCGGCTCGGCCTGAGCCCGTGGTGGCGGCGGTGACAGCCTGGCACCCGCGGTGGCCTGGCACCCGCTTTGCCCCCGGCGGGTGCTGCTCGAATATCCATTAAACTCAGGTTTTGATACAGCCCGGTGTGACGTGGTGGCGTCTGTAACGTGCGGCGCTGGggcccctttgctcttctcctcctccttttcccccctctttgctcttcttctcctccttttccccctttgctcttcttctcctcctttcccccctttgctcttctcctcctttcccccctttgctcttcttctcctccttttcccccctctttgctcttcttctcctccttttccccccctttgctcttcttctcctcctttcccccctttgctcttctcctcctttcccccctttgctcttcttctcctccttttccccccctttgctcttcttctcctccttttccccccctttgctcttctcctccttttcccccctttgttcttcttctcctccttttccccccctttgctcttcttctcctccttttccccccctttgctcttcttctcctccttttccccccctttgctcttcttctcctccttttcccccctttgctcttcttctcctccttttccccctctttgctcttcttctcctccttttccccctctttgctcttcttctcctccttttccccctctttgctcttcttctcctccttttccccctttgctcttcttctcctccttttccccccctttgctcttcttctcctccttttccccccctttgctcttcttctcctccttttccctctttgctcttcttctcctccttttccccctctttgctcttcttctccttttcccccctttgctgctcttctcctccttttcccccctttgctcttctcctcctccttttcccccctctttgctcttcttctcctccttttcccccctctttgctctcctccttttccccctttgctcttcttctcctccttttcccccctctttgctcttcttctcctccttttcccccctctttgctctcctccttttccccctttgctgctcttctcctccttttccccctttgctcttcttctcctccttttccccctttgctcttcttctcctccttttccccccctttgctcttcttctcctccttttccccccctttgctcttctcctcctttcccccctttgctcttcttctcctcctttcccccctttgctcttcttctcctccttttccccccctttgctcttcttctcctcctttcccccctttgctcttctcctcctttcccccctttgctcttcttctcctccttttccccccctttgttcttcttctcctccttttccccccctttgttcttcttctcctccctttccccctttgctcttcttctcctccttttccccccctttgctcttcttctcctccttttccccccctttgctcttcttctcctcctttcccccctttgctcttctcctcctttcccccctttgctcttcttctcctccttttccccccctttgttcttctcctcctccttttccccctttgctcttcttctcctccttttcccccctttgctcttcttctcctccttttccccccctttgctcttcttctcctccttttccccccctttgctcttcttctcctccttttccccctttgctcttctcctccttttcccccctttgctcttcttctcctccttttccccccctttgttcttcttctcctccttttccccctttgctcttctcctcctttcccccctttgctcttctcctcctccttttcccccctttgctcttcttctcctccttttccccccctttgctcttcttctcctccttttccccctttgctcttctcctccttttcccccctttgctcttcttctcctccttttcccccctttgctcttcttctcctccttttccccccctttgctcttctccttttccccctttgctcttctcctcctccttttccccctttgctcttctcctcctccttttccccctttgctcttcttctcctccttttcccccctttgctcttcttctcctccttttccccctttgctcttctcctccttttccccctttgctcttctcctccttttccccctttgctcttcttctcctccttttccccctttgctcttcttctcctccttttccccctttgctcttcttctcctccttttcccccctctttgctcttctcctcctccttttcccccctttgctcttcttctcctcctttcccccccctttgctcttcttctcctccttttccctctttgctcttctcctcctccttttccccctctttgctcttctcctcctccttttccccctctttgctcttctcctcctccttttccccctctttgctcttctcctcctccttttccccctctttgctcttctcctcctccttttcccccctttgctcttcttctcctccttttcccccctttgctcttcttcttttcctccttttccctctctctttccataTAGCATGAAGGGAATTGGGGTTTGAGCCCCTCATCTCCagcaaaaaaaggttaaaaaaaaaccttttcgtgcagaaactatctcagacgtcTTATTCCAAGCATTGGGTGCCACGTAGTGCCCGATTCCACAAACCCGTCCCCGCTGTGACGGCAGGGGGGGGGACGAAGGGGACACGGGGACCAGCCCCACCCTGGGCTGAGAAGGGCCCAAGGACCAAACGAGCCACTTTAATAAAGGATTTATTAAAACCAGGTTTCCTACGTGTATCACGCAGCGACTTGCCCCGTGCAAATCAGCATCCCAGCCGCACCGTGGTCCGTGTCTGACTTAGCAGGGACCGATCCGCATCGGAGCGGGCTGGTGCTTGGCTTAACTGAGCTTTTCCAAGCAGATCCTTGGCTTCAGGCCCCAAGTGGGGCTGGGATTTGCTTGATTAGGAGGATGGCAATTAAATCAGCCCCCGGTGTCACCCTCCGCTCCGCCAGGACTCCCCTGCCGTAGGGGCATCGCCACGGCCATGGGGTTGGGAGCAAAGCCCGAGGTGGCTGTTGGCATCATCCGGGCTTCCGGCAAGGCAGGGAGAgccagggaagcgccggccccaCGGCTCAGCCTCCATCCAGGCCCATTCCCGAATGGGAAACGGGCTCAAGAGCCGCAGGGATCAACACGCTCAGGCGGTACCGCGAGCCAGACAAGCCAGGAATGCTCGGCTTCGTCTCACCCTTTTCCCACTGGGATGCGCCCTACGCTCTCGACCCGGGAGGGAAATTTCCCCCCCCTGGAGCGGGCAAAATCCGTGCTTGAATGACTTCCCGCAGGCCGAGTGGGGGCTCAAGGGCCACCCAGGGCTGCTGCATCCGAGCAGGGAGAGGCGGTGGGACGGAGGAGCCGGGAGCTCCGGGCGCGAGGACGCTGCGGAGAGCAGCGCAGAGCCCAAGGCGTTTCCACGGGATCGTCTCCCACATGGGGCAGCCACGAGCTCCCAACTGGGAAGCAGTTCCCCACCGGGAACGGGACTCATCTGGACGGAATTTACCTGCGGGATGGTCATCGCCACATTGCTCCAGCCACTGCGGAGCCGGACATCCCTGAAGCAGAGGTCCTGCAGCATCGGGTTTTCTGAGCGCTGCTCTGCCGTCGCGAGCCGCGGGATCCAGGATGGTTTTCCACATCCAGAGGGCTCTGGAAGGAAAAGGACAGTTGCTCTTCTTCCGGGAGCCCTACGAAGGCCTCGGGAGCCTGGCAAAGGGGCCGGATAAGCAGCCAACGATTGGCATAGATAAATATTTAACGAAGGGAAACTTCCCTGTACGGAGCCGGCCTGGGGAAACAGGCAAATACATTCGGATAAGGAGCTTCCCTGTATTCAGGGGAAGGCAGGGGTTAAAATAAAACCCTCGAAGACAGACGCGTGTGAGAGCAGAAGCCGCCGGCAGGAACGGGATTAGAGGAGCAGCTTGGCGTGTGCGCGACACCGAGACGCCTCCGGCTAATTTTAGAGGCGCAGAACGGAGGCAAGGAGAAACTCGGCTCGAGCCCGACGCGGATTTTTCTGGCCCAGCTGGGACCGGATGCCGCACGTGTCCCGGAGCCGAGATGCCTCCGCGGCCCTCGGAGGGACAAAATAACCTCAGGAATTGCCCCCCCCCCGACTTGGGGCAGGGAAATGGGGGTGCGGATTTCCAGCTCGATCCCCGGCATCCCGCTCCGACGGCGGCTTGGCGCACGTGGGAGCTGCTTGCTTGGAGGCTGAAGTCCCCCCACGCTCCTACCTTTA
The sequence above is a segment of the Apteryx mantelli isolate bAptMan1 chromosome 23, bAptMan1.hap1, whole genome shotgun sequence genome. Coding sequences within it:
- the RPUSD4 gene encoding pseudouridylate synthase RPUSD4, mitochondrial, with product MAAASGGGGLRLWRPAAALGQAARGVCSGRQAAAAAAAAAPRAEELAQRLRARKSEREKREVPKDPLRRRIRELASLSQQLQRVHPNVLAKALRRGVVYQDDEIVAINKPYGLPVHGGPGVKTCVADVLPILAEMLEKARARPLHLCHRLDKETTGVMVLARSKEAAEKIRFLFKTRQVEKVYWAISLGEPEPPEGLVEIPIVEKEVQSHQSHYKMTLAPNYRLAPEDGKAVKIRKNRNAESAVTRYRVLASSSACSLLELRPITGVKHQIRVHLAYGLGCPILGDHKYSHWSKLAPQKLPEIALKRLKLEQSKTRCLPLHLHALRLSLPAGAGGDERLEFACRPPRFFSDAALRLKLEVPKPGEEAG
- the PANX3 gene encoding pannexin-3; this encodes MSLSHAAAEFMLSDALLPHPGGSRPPRLRLELPSDRGLKFVSVGLPLFLVSLAFAHEFSAGSQISCFAPANFTGKQAAYADAACWESLVHHGFDAQGRAVTKSLWALKVFPYSLLLVAVLMYLPCLLWRSAAAPALRSDLLFVIDELDKSYNRSVRLVQHMRKVQQASAEPERFWEEYERAREERYFEFPLLERYLACKQRSRSLVLVYLLRNLLLLLFLAATCLYLVFLHLHVFFQDEFSCSIKTGLLRAEPHVPPLIPCKLVFFSVFQLIGLSVGGVYVLLAPVAVYNALRLCRWDKGLLAVYEMLPAFDLLSRRMLACPVNDLNVVLLFLRANVSRLTSYGRLGAVSALREAAPNKGDIDTVVDFMTLLAGLETSKPKRRDCAADAAAGTDGEARGTKPRAEGEEKGARDSLGSA